A part of Loxodonta africana isolate mLoxAfr1 chromosome 11, mLoxAfr1.hap2, whole genome shotgun sequence genomic DNA contains:
- the KLK15 gene encoding kallikrein-15 isoform X2, with the protein MWLLLTFSILLTSAGKDGEKVLRDEECAPHSQPWQVALFERGRFNCGASLISPQWVVSAAHCQSRFMRMLLGEHNLRKRDGPEQLQAVSRVIPHPSHEARSHRQDVMLLKLARPARLTRQVRLVALPRRCPRAGEACVVSGWGLVSDDEPRNRGSPEPQVSLPDTLHCANISIISTDSCNKEYPGRLMNTMVCAGVEGGGTNSCEGDSGGPLVCGGVLQGIVSWGDVPCDTTTKPGVYTKVCSYLEWIRETMRRN; encoded by the exons ATGTGGCTTCTCCTTACCTTCTCCATCCTGCTGACGTCTGCAGGTAAG GATGGTGAAAAGGTCCTGCGAGATGAGGAGTGTGCACCCCACTCCCAACCGTGGCAAGTGGCCCTCTTCGAGAGAGGACGCTTTAACTGCGGCGCTTCACTCATCTCCCCACAGTGGGTGGTGTCTGCAGCCCACTGCCAAAGCCG CTTCATGCGCATGCTCCTGGGCGAGCACAATCTGCGCAAGCGCGACGGCCCGGAACAGCTGCAGGCTGTTTCTCGTGTCATCCCTCATCCAAGCCATGAGGCGCGCAGCCACCGCCAAGACGTCATGTTGTTGAAGCTAGCACGGCCAGCTCGCCTCACCAGGCAAGTGCGCCTCGTGGCGTTACCCAGGCGCTGCCCCCGCGCAGGTGAGGCCTGTGTGGTATCCGGCTGGGGCCTGGTGTCTGACGATGAGCCCAGGAACAGAGGGAGTCCCGAGCCACAAG TGAGTCTCCCAGATACCTTGCATTGTGCCAACATCAGCATTATTTCCACCGACTCTTGTAACAAGGAGTACCCTGGACGCCTCATGAACACAATGGTGTGTGCAGGTGTGGAGGGCGGAGGCACCAACTCCTGCGAG GGTGACTCCGGGGGACCCTTGGTCTGTGGTGGGGTCCTGCAGGGCATTGTGTCCTGGGGTGATGTCCCCTGCGACACCACCACCAAGCCTGGTGTCTATACCAAAGTCTGCAGCTACCTGGAGTGGATCAGAGAAACCATGAGAAGGAACTGA
- the KLK15 gene encoding kallikrein-15 isoform X1, translating into MWLLLTFSILLTSAGAQDGEKVLRDEECAPHSQPWQVALFERGRFNCGASLISPQWVVSAAHCQSRFMRMLLGEHNLRKRDGPEQLQAVSRVIPHPSHEARSHRQDVMLLKLARPARLTRQVRLVALPRRCPRAGEACVVSGWGLVSDDEPRNRGSPEPQVSLPDTLHCANISIISTDSCNKEYPGRLMNTMVCAGVEGGGTNSCEGDSGGPLVCGGVLQGIVSWGDVPCDTTTKPGVYTKVCSYLEWIRETMRRN; encoded by the exons ATGTGGCTTCTCCTTACCTTCTCCATCCTGCTGACGTCTGCAG GCGCCCAGGATGGTGAAAAGGTCCTGCGAGATGAGGAGTGTGCACCCCACTCCCAACCGTGGCAAGTGGCCCTCTTCGAGAGAGGACGCTTTAACTGCGGCGCTTCACTCATCTCCCCACAGTGGGTGGTGTCTGCAGCCCACTGCCAAAGCCG CTTCATGCGCATGCTCCTGGGCGAGCACAATCTGCGCAAGCGCGACGGCCCGGAACAGCTGCAGGCTGTTTCTCGTGTCATCCCTCATCCAAGCCATGAGGCGCGCAGCCACCGCCAAGACGTCATGTTGTTGAAGCTAGCACGGCCAGCTCGCCTCACCAGGCAAGTGCGCCTCGTGGCGTTACCCAGGCGCTGCCCCCGCGCAGGTGAGGCCTGTGTGGTATCCGGCTGGGGCCTGGTGTCTGACGATGAGCCCAGGAACAGAGGGAGTCCCGAGCCACAAG TGAGTCTCCCAGATACCTTGCATTGTGCCAACATCAGCATTATTTCCACCGACTCTTGTAACAAGGAGTACCCTGGACGCCTCATGAACACAATGGTGTGTGCAGGTGTGGAGGGCGGAGGCACCAACTCCTGCGAG GGTGACTCCGGGGGACCCTTGGTCTGTGGTGGGGTCCTGCAGGGCATTGTGTCCTGGGGTGATGTCCCCTGCGACACCACCACCAAGCCTGGTGTCTATACCAAAGTCTGCAGCTACCTGGAGTGGATCAGAGAAACCATGAGAAGGAACTGA
- the KLK1 gene encoding kallikrein-1 isoform X2 encodes MPVFSLYFSVTLHLFSFSSSSSSSSLSAFLHAPCPMCLPPPLFPSFPPTLSLSLPRNYQVWLGIHNLEEPEETAQYAQVSGSFSHPDYDLSLLKNHSHNPGTDYSHDIMLLRLKEPAQITDSVKVLDLPTTEPEVGITCIASGWGSTDPHGEVYPDDMQCVDLQLLSNDVCASAHLQKVTEYMLCAGQMDGGKDTCVGDSGGPLVCNGTLQGITSWGYDPCATPNMPAVFTKVISYKDWIQETIANNP; translated from the exons ATGCCTGTTTTCTCACTCTATTTCTCTGTGACTCTAcatcttttctccttctcctcctcttcctcctcctcctctctctcagCCTTCCTCCATGCGCCCTGCCCCATGTGCCTTCCACCTCCTCTTTTCCCCTCATTCcctccaactctctctctctctctccccaggaATTACCAGGTCTGGCTGGGCATCCACAACCTGGAAGAGCCTGAAGAGACAGCCCAGTATGCCCAAGTCAGTGGCAGCTTCTCACACCCAGACTATGATCTGAGCCTCCTGAAGAACCACTCCCACAACCCAGGCACGGACTACAGCCATGACATCATGCTGCTCCGTCTGAAGGAGCCTGCGCAGATCACAGACTCGGTGAAGGTCCTGGACCTGCCCACCACGGAGCCTGAAGTGGGGATCACCTGCATCGCCTCAGGATGGGGCAGCACCGATCCACATGGGG AAGTATACCCAGATGATATGCAGTGTGTGGACCTCCAACTCTTGTCCAATGATGTATGTGCCAGTGCCCACCTCCAGAAGGTAACGGAGTATATGCTGTGTGCTGGGCAGATGGATGGTGGCAAAGACACTTGTGTG GGTGACTCGGGTGGCCCACTGGTCTGCAATGGCACGTTGCAAGGGATCACGTCATGGGGCTATGACCCATGTGCCACCCCCAATATGCCGGCTGTTTTCACCAAAGTGATTTCCTACAAGGACTGGATTCAGGAAACCATAGCAAACAACCCCTGA